A DNA window from Purpureocillium takamizusanense chromosome 9, complete sequence contains the following coding sequences:
- the MET7 gene encoding Tetrahydrofolate synthase (COG:H~EggNog:ENOG503NUTU), with product MRHGSRRPLALIQNLTFGTRRFALRTMATGRTYNDAIDALNSLQTPHAVIEARRKAGVRPDAASMDEMRVYLARIGYYPGALDRLNIIHVAGTKGKGSTCAFVDSILSKYRQTHQVPRKSGLFISPHLIAVRERIRINSVPLSEELFAKYFFEVWDRLAESTTAANVVPLGTRPLYGRYLTLMSWHAFIQEGVDVAVYETGIGGEYDATNVVEQPIASGISTLGIDHVFVLGDTVDKIAWHKAGIMKIGSPAFTVEQVPEAAAVLQERAKEKEVDLKVLDIDSRLRNVKIKPNAQFQKKNATLAIALAEAALKKLGVNTAGGPDLPAEFIDGLEQTVFRGRCEVKSEDKVNWYVDGAHTSDSLKMSSRWFADETASRSGPRVMIFNQQGRSEAVDFLPAVRSATQRASGSSFDHVVFCTNVTYAKTGYKRDFVNHQIDPAEIENMTVQRRFAEKWSELDPEARVVVLPTIEEALDYARHVGEALGPGEQVQAYVTGSLHLVGGALGILEQADAL from the exons CTCATCCAAAACCTCACCTTCGGCACCCGGCGATTCGCGCTGcgcaccatggcgacgggcagAACATACAAC GACGCCATTGATGCGCTCAACTCCCTCCAGACGCCTCATGCGGTGATAGAGGCCCGGCGCAAGGCCGGCGTGCGGCCGGATGCTGCGTCCATGGACGAGATGAGGGTTTATCTGGCCCGGATAGGCTACTAC CCCGGTGCTCTGGACCGGCTCAACATCATCCACGTTGCCGGCACCAAGGGAAAGGGTAGCACGTGTGCCTTTGTCGATTCCATCCTCTCAAAATACCGCCAAACGCACCAGGTGCCGCGCAAGAGCGGCCTCTTCATATCGCCGCACCTCATCGCCGTGCGCGAGCGCATCCGCATCAATTCGGTCCCCTTATCCGAGGAGCTCTTCGCAAAGTACTTCTTCGAAGTATGGGACCGGCTGGCCGAgtccacgacggcggccaacgTCGTCCCGCTGGGGACGCGACCGCTGTACGGCCGCTACCTCACGCTCATGAGCTGGCACGCCTTCATCCAGGAAGGtgtcgacgtggccgtctACGAGacgggcatcggcggcgagtACGATGCCACGAACGTGGTCGAGCAGCCTATTGCTTCGGGCATCAGCACGCTCGGAATCGATCACGTCTTTGTTCTGGGCGACACGGTGGACAAGATTGCGTGGCACAAAGCCGGCATCATGAAGATTGGCAGCCCGGCTTTTACCGTTGAGCAGGTCCCCGAGGCGGCTGCGGTTCTCCAAGAGAGAGCAAAAGAGAAGGAAGTCGACCTCAAGGTGCTCGATATCGACAGCCGGCTGCGCAACGTCAAGATCAAGCCCAATGCGCAGTTTCAGAAGAAGAATGCAACCCTGGCAATtgcgctcgccgaggcggcgctgaagAAGCTGGGCGTAAATACGGCAGGGGGACCGGACTTGCCAGCCGAGTTTATCGACGGGCTGGAGCAGACAGTCTTTCGCGGTCGCTGCGAAGTCAAGTCAGAGGACAAGGTCAATTGGTACGTGGACGGCGCGCACACATCAGACAGCCTCAAGATGTCGTCGCGCTGGTTCGCCGACGAGACCGCCAGTCG ATCCGGCCCCCGCGTCATGATCTTCAACCAGCAAGGCCGCTCCGAAGCCGTGGACTTCCTCCCCGCTGTCCGCAGCGCAACGCAGCGCGCGAGCGGCTCGTCCTTTGACCACGTCGTCTTCTGCACAAACGTCACGTACGCCAAGACGGGCTACAAACGCGACTTTGTCAACCACCAGATCGACCCCGCCGAGATTGAGAACATGACTGTCCAGCGCCGCTTCGCCGAGAAGTGGTCGGAGCTGGACCCCGAGGCCAGGGTGGTCGTTTTGCCCAccatcgaggaggcgctcgactACGCGCGGCACGTGGGTGAGGCTCTTGGCCCCGGCGAGCAGGTGCAGGCGTATGTGACGGGAAGCTTGCATCTGGTCGGGGGAGCGCTGGGGATCTTGGAGCAGGCGGACGCCTTGTAG